One bacterium genomic window carries:
- a CDS encoding citrate (Si)-synthase, whose translation MSLLLEKLRKKVPEYRNTIKDFGKTHGDKKISDVTVGAVLGGMRGVKGLLCDTSTVPPDKGLIIRNIPLMELTGKLPEEVLWLLLTGELPSAAETKDLQADLAKRQTVPGYVWKILDAFPKDAHPMAVFNTLILALERESVFRKRYDEGMKKDEYWEACLEESLDLIAKIHTLGAAVYRWKYDLGPRIDPKPDLDWGANYAYMMGVKDPSGGFARLMQLYMVLHSDHESGNVSAHACHNVGSALSDVYYSVSAGLNGLAGPLHGLANQECLAWLEMVVEQFKGNPTNEQLDKFARETLDSGRVIPGYGHAVLRITDPRFVAFRAFGEKECPNHPVFKLACQVYDVVPKILQTIQKIKDPWPNVDAISGTLLHAFGVTQAKYYTVMFGVSRTLGVASQLVISRAWGEPIERPKSVTFEELKKAVG comes from the coding sequence ATGTCGCTTCTGCTCGAAAAACTCCGGAAGAAGGTACCGGAATACCGCAACACAATCAAGGACTTCGGTAAGACCCACGGGGACAAGAAGATCTCGGACGTGACCGTGGGCGCCGTGCTGGGAGGAATGCGCGGAGTCAAGGGACTGCTGTGCGACACCTCCACTGTGCCGCCGGACAAGGGACTCATCATTCGCAACATTCCTCTGATGGAACTCACGGGCAAGCTGCCGGAGGAAGTGCTGTGGCTGCTCTTGACGGGTGAACTGCCCAGCGCCGCGGAAACCAAGGATCTTCAGGCGGATTTGGCCAAGCGGCAGACCGTGCCGGGCTACGTTTGGAAGATTCTGGACGCCTTCCCCAAGGATGCCCATCCGATGGCCGTGTTCAACACGCTGATCCTGGCTCTCGAGCGCGAGTCGGTGTTCCGCAAGCGCTACGACGAAGGAATGAAGAAGGACGAGTATTGGGAGGCGTGTCTGGAAGAGTCGCTGGATCTGATCGCCAAGATCCACACGCTGGGCGCGGCGGTGTATCGCTGGAAGTATGATCTCGGCCCACGCATTGATCCCAAGCCCGATCTGGATTGGGGCGCCAACTATGCGTACATGATGGGTGTTAAAGACCCGTCGGGCGGTTTCGCGCGGCTGATGCAACTCTACATGGTTCTGCACAGCGATCACGAGAGCGGCAACGTCTCGGCTCATGCCTGCCACAACGTCGGCTCGGCTCTGTCGGACGTATACTATTCGGTGAGCGCGGGGCTGAACGGTCTGGCCGGCCCGCTGCATGGTCTGGCCAATCAGGAGTGTCTGGCGTGGCTCGAGATGGTCGTGGAGCAGTTCAAGGGCAATCCGACCAACGAGCAGCTCGACAAGTTTGCGCGTGAGACTCTGGATTCGGGCCGCGTGATTCCCGGCTACGGCCATGCCGTGCTGCGGATTACCGATCCGCGGTTCGTGGCGTTCCGCGCCTTCGGCGAAAAGGAGTGCCCGAACCATCCGGTGTTCAAGCTGGCCTGCCAGGTTTACGACGTGGTGCCGAAGATCCTGCAGACGATTCAGAAGATCAAGGATCCGTGGCCGAACGTGGACGCGATTTCCGGCACTCTGCTGCACGCCTTCGGCGTGACGCAGGCGAAATACTACACGGTGATGTTCGGCGTTTCGCGTACGTTGGGCGTCGCTTCGCAGCTGGTCATCAGCCGCGCGTGGGGTGAGCCGATCGAGCGGCCCAAGTCGGTGACGTTCGAAGAACTGAAGAAGGCGGTCGGGTAG